The Kroppenstedtia pulmonis genome has a segment encoding these proteins:
- a CDS encoding DUF3048 domain-containing protein gives MRFVLFHLFMLAILIISGCSSNPVEHVWKEKGKEQSQLREPFTGEPNEGEEEPAIMVMVNNQRQARPQTGLGQADLVVEMLAEGEITRFAAFYHSEKEGVVGPVRSLRPYYLDLAKGVGAVVAHAGGSPEAIRRVEKDEIANLDGIKDASRLFWREDFSPSPHNLYTDLAKLRQGAKQVGAEPDASVEGPWQFDPRGAASKGKTAIKVNVRYNFLYDAGYRYDADSGKYIRYTQGEKQQDRKSKQPLAMDNVLVLYAKHQTIDKAGRRDIDLKGKGTGYLFQKGKGIAVQWENRNGWIVPLAEGKVASLLPGKTWINIMPEDGGLSFSE, from the coding sequence ATGCGGTTTGTTCTGTTCCACTTGTTCATGTTGGCGATCCTGATTATTTCAGGGTGTTCATCCAATCCGGTAGAACATGTATGGAAAGAGAAAGGCAAAGAACAGTCCCAGTTACGAGAACCCTTTACAGGTGAACCCAATGAGGGGGAAGAGGAACCTGCCATTATGGTGATGGTGAATAATCAGCGTCAAGCCAGACCCCAAACTGGATTGGGACAGGCAGATTTGGTGGTGGAAATGTTGGCGGAAGGGGAAATTACACGATTTGCCGCTTTTTATCACAGTGAAAAAGAAGGGGTGGTTGGCCCGGTTCGCAGTTTGCGTCCCTATTATTTGGACTTGGCCAAGGGTGTGGGGGCAGTTGTTGCCCATGCAGGGGGATCTCCGGAGGCAATCAGGAGAGTTGAAAAGGACGAAATAGCCAACTTGGACGGAATTAAAGATGCTTCCCGATTATTTTGGAGGGAAGATTTTAGCCCGTCACCCCACAATTTGTATACAGATCTGGCCAAACTGAGACAGGGAGCGAAGCAAGTGGGTGCTGAACCGGATGCCTCTGTGGAAGGGCCATGGCAGTTTGATCCAAGGGGAGCTGCTTCCAAGGGGAAGACTGCTATCAAAGTGAATGTACGTTATAATTTTTTATATGATGCAGGATACCGGTATGATGCGGATTCTGGCAAGTATATTCGCTATACCCAGGGGGAAAAACAACAGGATCGGAAGTCCAAGCAACCCCTGGCCATGGACAATGTGTTAGTGCTCTATGCCAAACACCAAACGATCGACAAAGCCGGTCGTCGGGATATTGATCTCAAAGGAAAAGGAACCGGTTATTTGTTTCAAAAAGGGAAGGGAATTGCTGTACAATGGGAAAACCGGAATGGCTGGATCGTACCTTTGGCGGAAGGCAAAGTGGCATCTCTTTTACCTGGAAAGACATGGATCAATATCATGCCGGAAGATGGAGGCTTATCCTTTAGCGAGTAG
- a CDS encoding heptaprenylglyceryl phosphate synthase — MLKERIRQWRHVFKLDPNRALPDRALERICLSGTDAIVIGGTDGITSQNTRELLDRVEEYPVECVQEVSHPDAVIPGLEGYLIPSVLNAGSLEWVLGAQHQALKRYGEWIPWEDIAVLGYVVLNPKSRVGRLTKCKTDLMEADLTAYGRLVEHLFQMPALYVEYSGVFGDKAMVEAGRLGVSQTRLFYGGGIAKEEDARTMAAIADTVIVGNLVYLNVDAAVKTVQWVKETEKSYRHR; from the coding sequence ATGTTAAAAGAGCGGATTCGCCAATGGCGTCACGTATTTAAGTTGGATCCCAACCGAGCCCTGCCGGATCGGGCATTAGAACGGATCTGCCTCTCTGGAACCGATGCGATTGTCATCGGGGGAACAGATGGCATTACCAGTCAGAACACACGGGAATTGCTGGATCGGGTGGAGGAATATCCAGTGGAATGTGTGCAGGAAGTTTCTCACCCCGATGCGGTTATTCCCGGGCTGGAAGGGTATTTGATCCCTTCCGTGTTGAATGCAGGCAGTCTCGAGTGGGTGTTGGGAGCTCAGCATCAGGCTCTGAAACGCTACGGAGAGTGGATTCCCTGGGAAGATATCGCAGTGTTGGGATATGTGGTCCTTAACCCGAAGTCTCGGGTTGGTCGTTTAACCAAGTGTAAGACTGATCTTATGGAAGCGGATCTCACGGCATATGGTCGGCTGGTGGAGCACTTGTTTCAAATGCCGGCTCTTTATGTTGAATACAGTGGTGTCTTCGGTGATAAAGCAATGGTGGAGGCTGGTCGACTGGGAGTCAGTCAAACCCGCCTGTTTTATGGTGGCGGAATTGCAAAGGAAGAAGATGCCCGTACCATGGCTGCCATTGCAGATACTGTTATTGTGGGTAACTTGGTTTATCTCAATGTGGATGCAGCGGTAAAAACAGTCCAGTGGGTTAAAGAGACAGAAAAGAGTTATCGACATAGGTAG
- a CDS encoding YgaP family membrane protein, with product MQKNVGTWDAIIRITMGTAGLVWSTSRLVRRPGKIIPVMIALLSGMKVAEGITRFCPLLYVMGIRTKEEAVQKH from the coding sequence TTGCAAAAAAATGTGGGTACTTGGGACGCTATCATACGAATTACCATGGGGACAGCCGGTCTGGTCTGGAGCACTTCCCGATTGGTTCGAAGACCTGGTAAAATAATACCTGTCATGATAGCCCTGCTGTCCGGTATGAAAGTGGCAGAAGGAATTACCCGCTTTTGTCCCCTTTTATACGTGATGGGTATCCGTACAAAAGAAGAGGCCGTCCAAAAGCATTAA
- a CDS encoding RNA polymerase sigma factor produces MTRDEHELIRQIQQGNRKLYRTVVKQYQQQVYAVSLQITGHPKEAEDLTQEVFLQAYRSLSSFQFQSRFSTWLYRIAVNKGLDWKRKKSRTPALLSQDIVQQSASSSADLPENILLKKEEQHRVRQVVEDLPERYRSVVQRYYFDEQPYETIAIELGIALKTVETRLYRARKMLHQIMEK; encoded by the coding sequence ATGACCCGTGACGAACATGAACTCATCCGGCAGATCCAACAGGGAAACCGGAAACTGTACCGCACGGTTGTAAAGCAGTATCAACAGCAAGTTTATGCCGTTTCCCTGCAAATCACCGGACACCCTAAAGAGGCAGAAGATCTCACTCAGGAGGTTTTCCTGCAGGCTTATCGTTCATTGTCTTCCTTCCAGTTCCAGTCCCGGTTTTCCACCTGGTTATACCGGATTGCCGTAAACAAAGGGCTGGACTGGAAAAGAAAAAAAAGTCGAACCCCTGCACTCCTCTCTCAAGACATCGTTCAGCAATCAGCATCCTCATCTGCTGATCTGCCGGAAAATATTTTATTGAAGAAAGAGGAACAGCATCGAGTTCGCCAAGTGGTGGAGGATCTGCCAGAACGTTATCGCAGTGTCGTTCAGCGATATTACTTTGACGAACAGCCTTATGAAACCATTGCCATTGAACTGGGCATTGCTCTGAAAACAGTGGAAACCCGATTGTACCGGGCTAGAAAAATGCTTCATCAAATCATGGAAAAGTAG
- a CDS encoding GNAT family N-acetyltransferase, whose protein sequence is MEIRKLKSHELPPTDLLLLADPFKSKVEEYLKRGECHVAEWDGSIVGVYVLLPTRPDTVELVNIAVCEEHHGKGIGKQLVNHAIGNAKLHGYKTIEVGTGNSGMGQLALYQKCGFRIVGIDRDFFIRHYPEKIFENGIPCRDMVRLSQDI, encoded by the coding sequence ATGGAGATACGCAAGTTGAAATCACATGAATTACCTCCAACGGACTTGCTGTTACTGGCGGACCCTTTTAAATCCAAGGTTGAAGAATACCTCAAACGGGGAGAGTGCCATGTAGCCGAATGGGATGGCAGTATAGTAGGAGTGTATGTATTATTGCCGACAAGACCGGATACTGTTGAATTGGTCAATATCGCAGTTTGTGAGGAACACCATGGAAAAGGGATCGGAAAGCAACTGGTGAACCATGCAATTGGGAATGCAAAGTTACACGGTTATAAAACCATTGAAGTTGGAACAGGAAATTCAGGTATGGGACAGCTTGCCCTGTATCAAAAATGCGGCTTTAGAATCGTTGGTATAGACAGGGACTTTTTTATTCGACATTACCCTGAGAAAATTTTTGAGAATGGTATACCCTGTAGGGATATGGTACGTTTGTCTCAAGATATATGA
- a CDS encoding CBS domain-containing protein — protein MLIQNCLTPLKDLQTVSLNSSVSTTLKQMKQYNLETIPVLDEDGHFKGITGYSHIFQQYCSKKMPTDFFSQSVSETFQEIPTLTLDSNFEETLPIVVRYPFVPIVNHDDTFLGIVKISTIESALSCTFGHEVEGVRFLIGVFIDKPYVLQHILDSLRPYHVNIVSIVSFDAGDAAARRIMLKITDTPYVKEIVHSLTERGFRILSIQPKATE, from the coding sequence ATGTTGATCCAAAACTGTTTGACTCCCTTGAAGGATTTGCAGACCGTTTCCTTGAACTCTTCTGTGTCCACAACCCTGAAACAAATGAAACAGTACAACTTGGAAACCATCCCCGTATTGGACGAGGATGGACATTTCAAAGGGATCACAGGATATTCCCATATTTTCCAGCAATATTGCAGCAAAAAAATGCCAACGGATTTTTTCTCCCAGTCGGTATCCGAAACCTTTCAAGAGATACCAACTCTTACACTGGACAGCAACTTTGAAGAAACCCTGCCGATTGTGGTAAGATATCCTTTCGTACCGATTGTGAATCATGATGATACTTTTCTGGGGATTGTCAAAATCAGCACCATTGAATCGGCACTTTCCTGCACATTTGGTCACGAAGTAGAGGGAGTCCGGTTTCTGATTGGTGTTTTTATCGATAAACCTTATGTGTTACAACATATTTTGGACTCTTTGCGGCCCTATCATGTCAACATCGTATCCATTGTCAGTTTTGATGCAGGAGATGCAGCAGCCCGTCGTATCATGTTGAAGATTACTGACACCCCTTATGTAAAAGAAATCGTCCATAGCTTGACAGAAAGAGGTTTTCGTATTCTTAGTATTCAGCCGAAGGCCACTGAATAA
- the pcrA gene encoding DNA helicase PcrA: MAHDSWTKDDLLKGLNPDQRQAVETTEGPLLIVAGAGSGKTRVLTNRVAYLLGEKRIHPWNILAITFTNKAAKEMKERIQHLVGPSAEDIWISTFHSMCVRMLRRDIDRIGFSRNFTILDSSDQLTVIKQVLKEQNIDPKQFPPRSFLNRISNAKNQLLSPGDMEERASGFREEQAARVYRSYQEKLRINQSLDFDDLLVETVRLFQQVPEVLDYHQRKFQYIHVDEYQDTNHVQYILVKMLAAKHRNLCVVGDSDQSIYRFRGADITNILHFERDYLDAAVIKLEQNYRSTKTILDAANEVIAHNQGRKPKNLWTENEQGDCVQYFEAENEHDEAYFVADKIVNGRKKGQDYRDFAILYRTNAQSRVFEDVLIKSNIPYQMVGGTKFYERKEIKDLLAYLRLVVNPDDDLSLSRVINVPRRGIGQATLDKIIHYAQTQDLSLFKALLEAENIGLTPRFLKPLKSFVNLIRECHAMMEYLTAGELTEEILQRTGYREELKKEETVEAASRLENIDEFLSVTKEFEDKNEDKTLVAFLTDLALVSDVDALDEEGTTTSAITMMTLHSAKGLEFPQVFLVGMEEGIFPHSRTLDDPEEMEEERRLAYVGITRAQSNLFLTRSRYRMLFGQTSANPPSTFLKEIPEHLLEPVGQPSSSGTTVKAYSRKGPVRPAQNTDLDWRVGDRVQHKKWGLGTVVKVQGEKDDTELNIAFPSPVGVKRLLARFAPITRAD, from the coding sequence ATGGCACATGATTCTTGGACAAAGGATGATCTGTTGAAGGGGTTAAATCCGGATCAGCGTCAAGCGGTGGAAACAACGGAGGGACCCCTGTTGATTGTGGCGGGAGCAGGAAGCGGCAAGACCCGGGTTTTAACGAATCGAGTGGCTTATCTTTTGGGAGAGAAACGGATTCATCCGTGGAATATCCTGGCCATCACCTTTACCAACAAAGCGGCCAAGGAGATGAAAGAACGGATTCAACACCTGGTGGGGCCCTCAGCGGAAGATATCTGGATCTCCACCTTCCACTCGATGTGTGTCCGTATGCTGCGGCGGGACATCGATCGGATCGGTTTTTCCCGAAACTTTACCATTCTGGACAGCTCGGATCAGCTGACAGTGATCAAGCAGGTGCTGAAAGAACAGAATATCGATCCCAAACAATTTCCCCCCCGGTCTTTTTTGAACCGGATCAGCAATGCCAAAAACCAGCTGCTTTCACCTGGGGACATGGAGGAGCGGGCATCAGGATTCAGGGAAGAACAGGCGGCCAGGGTGTACCGATCCTATCAGGAAAAACTGCGGATCAACCAGTCCCTGGATTTTGATGACTTGCTTGTGGAAACGGTACGGCTGTTCCAACAGGTACCGGAAGTACTGGATTATCATCAGCGGAAGTTTCAGTATATCCATGTGGATGAATACCAGGATACGAACCATGTCCAATATATCCTGGTAAAAATGCTGGCGGCAAAGCACCGCAATTTGTGTGTGGTAGGTGATTCAGATCAGTCCATCTATCGCTTTCGGGGAGCAGATATCACCAATATCCTTCACTTTGAGCGGGATTATCTTGATGCTGCTGTGATTAAACTGGAGCAAAACTATCGTTCCACCAAGACCATTTTGGATGCCGCCAATGAAGTGATTGCTCATAATCAGGGACGGAAACCGAAAAATCTGTGGACTGAGAATGAACAAGGGGATTGTGTACAGTATTTTGAAGCAGAGAATGAACATGATGAAGCTTATTTTGTAGCGGACAAGATTGTTAACGGACGAAAAAAGGGACAAGATTACCGGGACTTTGCCATCCTGTACCGAACCAATGCCCAGTCCCGGGTGTTTGAGGATGTTCTGATCAAGTCCAATATTCCCTATCAAATGGTAGGCGGCACTAAGTTTTATGAACGGAAAGAAATCAAGGATCTACTGGCTTATTTGCGTCTGGTGGTCAATCCGGATGATGACTTGAGTTTGTCCAGGGTGATCAATGTTCCACGTCGGGGAATCGGACAAGCCACCTTGGATAAGATTATCCATTATGCCCAAACGCAAGATCTCTCTTTGTTCAAAGCGCTGTTGGAAGCGGAGAACATCGGATTGACTCCCCGTTTTCTCAAGCCTTTGAAATCCTTTGTCAACTTAATCAGGGAATGCCATGCAATGATGGAGTATCTGACGGCGGGAGAGCTGACTGAAGAGATTTTGCAACGTACAGGCTACCGGGAGGAACTGAAAAAGGAAGAAACAGTGGAAGCGGCCAGCCGCTTGGAAAATATTGATGAATTTCTGTCTGTAACCAAGGAATTTGAAGATAAAAATGAGGATAAAACCCTGGTGGCCTTTTTGACGGATCTGGCCCTGGTGTCCGATGTGGATGCTCTGGATGAAGAAGGAACGACGACAAGTGCCATTACGATGATGACCCTTCACAGCGCCAAAGGACTGGAATTTCCCCAGGTTTTTTTGGTGGGAATGGAAGAAGGGATTTTCCCCCATAGTCGCACATTGGATGATCCGGAAGAAATGGAGGAAGAACGGAGACTGGCCTATGTGGGGATTACCCGGGCACAGAGTAATCTGTTTTTGACCCGATCCCGTTATCGGATGCTGTTTGGACAGACCAGTGCCAACCCCCCGTCCACATTTCTCAAGGAAATTCCGGAACATCTGCTGGAACCTGTAGGTCAACCCTCCAGCTCTGGAACGACGGTAAAAGCCTATTCCCGCAAAGGTCCTGTCCGACCTGCCCAGAATACCGATTTGGATTGGCGGGTTGGCGATCGGGTACAACATAAAAAGTGGGGATTGGGAACGGTGGTCAAGGTACAAGGGGAAAAGGATGATACGGAATTAAACATTGCCTTTCCGTCTCCTGTGGGAGTAAAACGTCTTTTGGCCAGGTTTGCCCCTATCACCCGGGCAGACTAA
- the ligA gene encoding NAD-dependent DNA ligase LigA: protein MNRQEAQQEIEKLRHELNEHIRRYHVLDDPLISDEEYDRMMQALIRLEREYPDLETPDSPSHRVGGEPLPYFEKVHHTIPMLSLGNAFNVEDLNEFDNRIKRAAQVDTVAYVCELKIDGLAVSLRYEHGVFVRGATRGDGETGENITQNLKTIRSIPLRLKEPVTLEVRGEAFLPKREFERINKGKEERGEAPFANPRNAAAGSLRQLDPKLAAERALDIYLYEVGELQGERVPETHSSSLEFLSHLGLKVNPDRVTVHGIDEAMEFVDYWREHRGELGYEIDGIVIKVDDKELRNRLGTTAKSPRWAIAYKFPAEESVTVLRDIDIHVGRTGAITPTAVLDPVVLAGTTVRRASLHNEDMIREKGIMLGDYVTVRKAGDIIPEVVGVLKERRNGEERPYEMPTHCPECGSELVRLEGEVALRCINPQCPAQAREGLIHFVSRGAMNIEGLGEKVVTQLFREGLVKGPADLYDLRKEDLLPLERMGEKSVDNLLQSIEESKGNSLERLLFGLGIRFVGAKGAKILAQHFKDMETLMNASAEELEEVDEIGPKMAESIVTYSENPDVLETIRRLKEAGVNLTYRGTVSQSPEQETPFSGKTVVLTGTLQQMSRKEAVEKIEALGGKVTGSVSKNTDWVIAGEKAGSKLEKARQLGVDVMDETAFSALLKQINDQS, encoded by the coding sequence GTGAATCGGCAAGAGGCTCAACAGGAAATCGAAAAACTGCGCCATGAGTTAAACGAACATATCAGACGCTATCATGTATTGGATGATCCCTTGATCAGCGACGAGGAATACGACAGGATGATGCAAGCATTAATCCGACTGGAACGGGAATATCCTGATTTGGAAACTCCGGATTCTCCCTCTCATCGTGTGGGAGGGGAGCCTCTGCCTTATTTTGAGAAAGTCCACCATACCATTCCGATGCTGAGCCTGGGCAACGCCTTTAATGTTGAGGATTTAAATGAGTTTGACAACCGGATTAAACGGGCTGCCCAAGTGGATACAGTAGCTTATGTATGTGAACTGAAAATCGATGGCCTTGCAGTCTCCCTTCGCTATGAACATGGAGTGTTTGTCCGGGGAGCGACTCGTGGGGACGGAGAAACCGGGGAAAATATCACACAAAATTTAAAGACAATCCGATCCATTCCCTTAAGATTGAAAGAACCGGTTACCCTGGAAGTGAGGGGGGAAGCCTTTTTACCCAAACGGGAGTTTGAACGGATCAACAAGGGGAAGGAGGAGCGGGGAGAAGCTCCTTTTGCCAATCCCCGGAATGCCGCGGCAGGTTCCTTACGTCAGTTAGATCCCAAACTGGCGGCAGAACGGGCTTTGGATATATATCTTTACGAAGTCGGCGAGCTTCAGGGAGAACGGGTTCCGGAAACCCACTCCTCCTCCCTGGAGTTTTTAAGCCATCTCGGGTTGAAGGTGAACCCGGACCGGGTGACAGTCCATGGAATCGACGAGGCGATGGAATTTGTGGACTATTGGCGGGAGCATCGGGGAGAACTGGGCTACGAGATTGACGGTATTGTAATCAAAGTGGATGACAAGGAATTGCGCAACCGGTTGGGAACCACTGCCAAGAGTCCCCGTTGGGCCATTGCTTATAAGTTTCCGGCAGAGGAGAGTGTGACAGTTCTCCGGGATATTGATATTCATGTCGGACGTACCGGTGCCATAACACCGACAGCCGTACTGGACCCGGTTGTTTTGGCGGGAACCACGGTGCGACGGGCCAGTCTTCACAATGAGGACATGATCCGGGAAAAGGGGATTATGTTGGGGGATTATGTAACGGTGAGGAAGGCCGGGGATATTATTCCGGAAGTGGTGGGAGTGTTAAAAGAACGGCGGAATGGAGAAGAACGACCCTATGAGATGCCCACTCATTGTCCGGAATGTGGAAGTGAACTGGTTCGCCTGGAAGGGGAAGTGGCACTACGCTGCATTAATCCCCAATGTCCGGCACAGGCCCGTGAGGGCTTGATCCATTTTGTATCCCGAGGTGCGATGAATATCGAAGGATTGGGAGAAAAAGTGGTAACCCAGTTGTTTCGTGAAGGATTGGTCAAAGGACCGGCGGATCTTTACGATTTGCGAAAAGAAGATTTGCTTCCCTTGGAACGGATGGGAGAAAAATCAGTGGACAATCTGCTTCAATCCATTGAAGAAAGCAAGGGAAATTCCTTGGAACGTCTTCTTTTCGGTTTGGGTATTCGTTTTGTCGGAGCGAAGGGGGCTAAAATATTAGCCCAGCATTTTAAAGATATGGAGACGCTGATGAATGCATCTGCTGAAGAGTTGGAAGAAGTGGATGAAATTGGTCCCAAAATGGCGGAGAGCATCGTCACCTACTCGGAAAATCCAGATGTATTGGAAACCATTCGTCGCCTAAAAGAAGCAGGAGTAAACCTAACCTACCGAGGTACGGTTTCCCAATCGCCGGAACAAGAAACCCCCTTCTCCGGAAAAACGGTGGTATTGACCGGAACCTTGCAACAGATGTCAAGAAAAGAAGCAGTGGAGAAAATCGAGGCTTTAGGGGGAAAAGTGACGGGAAGCGTCAGCAAGAATACGGATTGGGTTATTGCCGGAGAGAAAGCGGGTTCCAAGCTGGAGAAAGCCAGGCAACTGGGTGTGGATGTAATGGATGAAACCGCATTTTCAGCTCTGTTAAAGCAAATCAACGATCAGTCTTGA
- a CDS encoding DUF4097 family beta strand repeat-containing protein yields the protein MKQWRVGSISAGLVLVMLGVLLLGSAFWGISAMQWLLKAWPITLLLLGLEILAFQFVRKNEKLKFDGISLVLLVLVILSTLIIYPIQQVSVLLSVLGKETQTAEVDRSLDLPDSVKKVVVDVPSSDLTITGNESDKLHVQGSQEIRAVEKVKKDSDQHLQVKVLGDTAVIRQPEQNWGLLSIPFITHSQLDIRLPENMELKVTVANGDVTVNNIHSNIQLDNANGNIAMNNIKGNISADSANGDIHTQKTKGEIWASTANGNINLTQATVTGDWKVETDNGDIRIFLDKEPDALVSGESDLGNLKGNIPWKSGKATLGSGKHQMDLETAAGSIQVQVPDK from the coding sequence ATGAAACAATGGCGCGTCGGTTCCATTTCTGCCGGCCTGGTCTTGGTAATGCTGGGGGTTCTTTTATTGGGAAGTGCGTTTTGGGGCATATCCGCGATGCAGTGGTTGTTAAAAGCATGGCCGATCACCCTTCTTTTACTCGGATTGGAAATTCTGGCTTTCCAATTTGTACGTAAAAATGAAAAACTGAAGTTTGACGGCATCAGTCTGGTTCTCTTGGTACTGGTCATATTATCCACGTTGATTATCTATCCGATTCAGCAAGTAAGCGTTTTGCTCTCGGTACTGGGTAAAGAAACCCAAACCGCTGAGGTGGATCGTTCACTGGACCTTCCTGATTCCGTAAAAAAAGTAGTGGTGGACGTACCCAGCAGTGATCTGACCATCACCGGCAACGAAAGTGACAAGCTTCATGTTCAGGGCAGTCAAGAGATCAGAGCCGTAGAGAAAGTAAAAAAAGACTCCGATCAGCATCTTCAGGTGAAGGTTCTGGGAGACACCGCTGTGATCAGACAACCCGAACAAAATTGGGGGTTGCTTTCGATCCCTTTCATCACCCACTCCCAACTGGATATCCGTTTGCCTGAAAACATGGAATTGAAAGTTACAGTGGCCAATGGGGATGTAACTGTAAATAATATTCACAGCAATATCCAATTGGACAACGCCAACGGCAACATTGCCATGAACAATATAAAAGGAAACATTTCTGCAGATAGTGCCAATGGCGATATTCATACCCAAAAAACCAAAGGAGAAATTTGGGCTTCTACTGCCAATGGCAATATCAATCTGACCCAAGCCACCGTAACCGGTGATTGGAAAGTAGAAACTGATAACGGGGATATCCGGATCTTTTTGGATAAGGAGCCTGATGCGCTGGTATCAGGAGAGAGCGACTTAGGGAATCTCAAGGGAAACATTCCTTGGAAATCCGGAAAAGCCACTCTCGGCTCCGGAAAGCACCAAATGGACTTGGAGACAGCTGCGGGCTCCATCCAGGTTCAGGTTCCTGACAAATAA
- a CDS encoding YerC/YecD family TrpR-related protein, translating to MQLDKLRQKEVDNLFAAILTLNNIEECYQFFDDLCTVGEIKSLAQRLEVARMLQKGYTYNRIEADTGASTATISRVKRCLHYGTDGYTLVLERLENKE from the coding sequence ATGCAGTTGGATAAACTGAGACAAAAAGAAGTAGACAATCTGTTCGCAGCGATTTTAACCTTAAATAATATTGAGGAATGTTACCAGTTTTTTGATGATTTGTGTACCGTGGGAGAGATTAAATCCCTGGCACAGCGCCTGGAAGTGGCCCGGATGTTGCAAAAGGGCTATACGTATAACCGGATTGAAGCTGATACAGGTGCCAGTACTGCCACCATTTCCAGGGTAAAGCGGTGTTTGCACTATGGCACCGACGGCTATACATTGGTCTTGGAACGTTTGGAGAATAAGGAATAG